In Cyprinus carpio isolate SPL01 chromosome B7, ASM1834038v1, whole genome shotgun sequence, a genomic segment contains:
- the LOC122138081 gene encoding spore coat assembly protein ExsA-like: MRSNWIYVAVLGIACMMIGVNGNNTTSSSNSTGSWISSNMTINMTQALPPSMTTNLNQAVSLNMTTNPNLIRPFNMTTNPTQMGPLNVTSNLTQTRPPNMTTNHTQMGPLNMTSNPTQTSPPNITSILPQTRPPNITTNLNQTRPSNITTNSTQTQPPNITSIPPQTRPPNITTNLNQTSHPNITNILPPTRPPNITNNLNQTRPPNITTNLNQTSLPNITNILPPTRPPNITNNLNQTHPPNITTNLNQTSLPNITNILPQTRPPNITTNLNQTSHPNITIILPSTRPPNITNNLNQTRPPNITNNLNQNSRVHT; this comes from the exons ATGAGGAGCAATTGGATCTATGTGGCTGTCCTTGGGATAGCATGCATGATGATTGGAGTCAATGGAAACAATACAACGAGCAGTAGCAACTCCACAGGCAGCTGGATATCTTCTAACATGACCATCAACATGACCCAGGCACTCCCACCCAGCATGACAACCAACCTTAATCAGGCAGTCTCTCTTAATATGACTACAAACCCAAACCTAATAAGACCTTTTAACATGACCACAAACCCTACCCAGATGGGCCCTCTCAATGTGACCTCCAACCTGACCCAAACACGCCCTCCCAACATGACCACAAACCACACCCAGATGGGCCCTCTCAACATGACCTCCAACCCAACCCAAACAAGCCCTCCCAACATAACCAGCATCCTGCCACAAACACGGCCTCCCAATATAACAACCAACCTGAACCAAACACGCCCTTCCAACATAACCACCAACTCGACCCAAACACAGCCTCCCAACATAACCAGCATTCCGCCACAAACACGCCCTCCCAACATAACCACCAACCTGAACCAAACAAGCCATCCCAACATAACCAACATCCTGCCCCCAACACGGCCTCCCAACATAACCAACAACCTGAACCAAACACGGCCTCCCAACATAACCACCAACCTGAACCAAACAAGCCTTCCCAATATAACCAACATCCTGCCCCCAACACGGCCTCCCAACATAACCAACAACCTGAACCAAACACACCCTCCCAACATAACCACCAACCTGAACCAAACAAGCCTTCCCAACATAACCAACATCCTGCCCC AAACACGGCCTCCCAACATAACCACCAACCTGAACCAAACAAGCCATCCCAACATAACCATCATCCTGCCCTCAACACGGCCTCCCAACATAACCAACAACCTGAACCAAACACGCCCTCCCAACATAACCAACAACCTGAACCAAAACAGCCGTGTCCACACATAA